A single Mucilaginibacter inviolabilis DNA region contains:
- a CDS encoding response regulator, which yields MAKKILIVDHNGLMTEVMSYILTSNGYEVITLDNAAQIFSSIRQNEPDLIILDAVLPGIDGIDVCRLLKWNKETQALPVIICTDIEDTESFLKQEGAPNDVLHKPFGMNNLIETVGHQLAA from the coding sequence ATGGCAAAAAAAATATTGATAGTTGATCATAATGGCTTAATGACGGAGGTCATGTCATACATATTAACCAGTAATGGTTATGAAGTAATTACCCTCGACAATGCAGCCCAGATATTCAGCAGCATCCGCCAAAATGAGCCTGATCTGATTATCCTTGATGCCGTGTTACCCGGCATTGATGGCATAGATGTGTGCCGTTTGCTTAAGTGGAATAAAGAAACCCAAGCCCTCCCCGTAATTATTTGTACCGACATTGAAGACACCGAAAGTTTTTTAAAACAGGAAGGCGCTCCCAATGATGTACTGCATAAGCCTTTTGGTATGAACAACCTGATAGAAACAGTTGGGCACCAACTGGCCGCCTGA
- a CDS encoding transglycosylase domain-containing protein: MKRLNPKYIRIAAFILIPLLLILLIGGYIAYSKREALLQKAISKAKAKARSDYNLDVKIGSAHFTGSSTVAFSDISIVPENRDSLLNIKSLVVSVKLLPLIVGDIKLADVSLQDGFINLTSVKGVKNFDFLFKKKKDTTATHDKVDLADLADHLVNEVLYKIPDNLHLNNFSISFRDDSTRLKLLAKTALIKDGNLTSTIDVDNGSATWHIAGKMHPSDKDIDVKLYADGKKVELPIIQKKFRLVLNFDTISTKLTKVEHSGGETKIYGSWAVHNLLINHPGISSGNIVFPNASIDANVFVGSNYVSIDSSSLIHIKKLTARPFIKYTLNPVKIYEVKINTGWLNATDIFDSFPSGMFDALDGIQVAGKLNYALNFYMDSSKPDDLQFDSRLSKDNFRIVKYGKTDLTKLNSTFVYTPYEKGKPMSPHVIGPENPEFTPLEQISPNLRNAVMTAEDPSFYTNHGFVEEALRKSLVTDFKTKKFKRGGSGISMQLVKNAFLSREKTLARKIEEILIVWIIENNRIMSKNRMLEVYFNIIEWGRGIYGISEASHYYFGKSPSELTLGESIYLASIVPYPKGGLYAFQPDGTLRPGLHGYFNLIGKLMAQKGYTARDTNAYGFYGVRLRESLRRAIAPVDTATADSLMKQSDDNEVMPVLEDPVKKPNFFQRLFGKKDTTAKKAEEQEKQKEKTAKEKLKEQIEALKQEYKLKIDNIDTAGKTRKEIRQEKRRLRKEQDDKEDELKQKANL; this comes from the coding sequence ATGAAGCGTCTTAATCCTAAATACATACGCATAGCCGCATTTATACTGATACCCTTACTGCTTATCCTTTTAATAGGTGGCTACATTGCCTATTCAAAACGTGAGGCCTTGCTTCAAAAAGCTATCAGCAAAGCTAAAGCAAAAGCCAGGAGTGATTATAATTTAGATGTAAAAATAGGTTCGGCACATTTTACAGGCTCCAGCACAGTAGCATTTTCTGATATCTCGATAGTACCAGAAAATCGCGACAGTTTGCTGAATATCAAAAGCCTGGTGGTAAGTGTAAAGCTATTGCCGCTTATTGTTGGCGATATTAAATTAGCCGATGTTTCCCTGCAGGACGGTTTCATTAACCTCACCAGTGTAAAGGGGGTTAAAAACTTCGACTTTCTGTTTAAAAAGAAAAAAGACACAACTGCCACTCATGACAAGGTTGATCTGGCCGATCTGGCCGATCATCTGGTGAATGAAGTTCTTTACAAGATTCCGGATAACCTGCACCTGAATAACTTTTCAATCAGTTTCAGGGACGATAGTACCCGGTTGAAACTGCTGGCCAAAACGGCGCTGATCAAAGATGGTAACCTTACCTCAACCATTGATGTGGATAATGGCTCGGCCACCTGGCATATCGCCGGTAAAATGCACCCATCTGATAAAGATATAGACGTAAAATTATATGCCGATGGCAAAAAAGTGGAGCTGCCTATCATCCAGAAAAAGTTTAGGCTGGTATTAAATTTTGATACCATCAGTACCAAACTCACCAAGGTGGAACATAGTGGCGGCGAAACAAAAATTTATGGTTCATGGGCTGTGCATAACCTGCTCATTAATCACCCGGGTATTTCATCGGGCAATATCGTTTTCCCAAATGCATCTATTGATGCGAATGTGTTTGTGGGCAGTAATTATGTGTCTATCGACAGCTCATCACTTATTCATATTAAAAAACTTACCGCGCGCCCATTTATCAAATACACGCTAAACCCGGTAAAAATATATGAGGTTAAGATTAATACCGGTTGGTTAAACGCGACCGACATCTTCGATTCTTTCCCTTCCGGTATGTTTGATGCCCTGGATGGTATACAAGTTGCCGGCAAGCTTAACTATGCGCTTAATTTTTACATGGATTCATCCAAACCTGATGACCTGCAATTTGATTCGCGCCTGAGCAAGGATAATTTCAGGATAGTGAAATATGGCAAAACCGACTTGACCAAACTCAACAGCACTTTTGTATACACGCCATATGAAAAAGGCAAGCCCATGTCGCCGCATGTGATCGGTCCGGAAAACCCGGAGTTCACCCCGCTGGAACAAATATCGCCAAACCTGCGCAATGCGGTAATGACGGCCGAGGACCCATCCTTTTACACCAATCATGGTTTTGTGGAAGAAGCCCTGCGTAAATCATTAGTGACCGATTTTAAAACCAAAAAGTTTAAACGGGGAGGCAGCGGTATATCCATGCAATTGGTAAAAAACGCCTTTTTGAGTCGCGAAAAAACACTTGCCCGTAAAATTGAAGAGATCCTGATTGTGTGGATCATTGAAAATAACCGCATCATGTCTAAAAACCGGATGCTGGAGGTTTATTTTAATATTATTGAATGGGGACGCGGTATTTACGGCATATCAGAGGCTTCTCATTATTATTTTGGCAAATCGCCATCGGAACTTACCCTTGGCGAAAGTATTTATCTGGCTAGTATCGTACCCTATCCAAAAGGCGGCTTATATGCTTTTCAACCCGATGGTACGCTGCGGCCGGGCCTGCATGGATATTTTAACCTGATTGGTAAATTAATGGCGCAAAAGGGCTATACGGCCCGCGACACCAATGCCTACGGCTTTTATGGCGTTCGCCTGCGCGAAAGCCTGCGTAGGGCTATTGCGCCGGTAGATACCGCCACTGCCGACAGCCTGATGAAACAAAGCGACGATAATGAAGTGATGCCAGTACTGGAAGATCCGGTAAAAAAGCCAAACTTCTTCCAGCGTCTCTTCGGTAAAAAAGATACTACCGCGAAAAAGGCCGAAGAACAGGAAAAGCAAAAAGAGAAAACCGCTAAAGAGAAATTAAAAGAGCAAATTGAAGCGCTTAAACAGGAGTATAAGTTAAAAATAGATAATATTGATACTGCCGGCAAAACCCGGAAAGAAATAAGACAAGAAAAGCGACGTCTGAGAAAAGAACAAGATGATAAAGAGGATGAGCTGAAACAAAAGGCCAATCTATAG
- a CDS encoding NAD(P)H-dependent oxidoreductase: protein MSLIEKLQWRSAVKKFDTTKKITATQLDSLLSAVQLAPSSYGLQSYKVIVVQDAETKAKLRAAGYNQPQITDSSALFVFASLTTLDEDFGKKFIDLIASTRNVARETLQGYEQVILGTLSSRTDEQKIAWSHRQAYIALGVLLSAAAELGVDAAPMEGFDAGKFDEILGLKEKGLTASVIAAVGFRADDDRYSQMIKVRRPKEELFIHI from the coding sequence ATGTCACTCATAGAAAAATTACAATGGCGCTCTGCCGTTAAAAAATTCGATACTACAAAAAAAATAACTGCCACTCAATTAGATAGTTTATTAAGCGCTGTACAATTAGCGCCATCATCATATGGTTTGCAATCATACAAAGTAATTGTTGTTCAGGATGCAGAAACCAAAGCCAAATTACGTGCTGCAGGTTATAACCAACCTCAAATTACTGATTCGTCTGCCTTGTTTGTTTTTGCATCATTAACTACGCTGGATGAAGATTTTGGCAAAAAATTTATCGACCTGATTGCTTCAACCCGCAACGTTGCCCGCGAAACGCTGCAGGGTTACGAACAGGTTATTCTAGGAACCCTGAGCAGCCGCACCGATGAGCAAAAAATAGCCTGGTCGCACAGACAAGCTTACATCGCTTTAGGTGTTTTGTTAAGCGCCGCTGCCGAACTGGGTGTTGATGCTGCACCAATGGAGGGTTTTGATGCCGGAAAATTTGATGAAATACTGGGCCTGAAAGAAAAAGGCTTAACCGCATCGGTTATAGCTGCCGTTGGTTTCCGTGCCGATGATGATCGTTACAGCCAAATGATCAAAGTACGCCGTCCAAAAGAAGAACTGTTTATTCACATATAA